The segment GATAATTCCTGTAGGTTCAGTAGAAGCTCACGGCCATCATCTTCCACTTGGAACAGACATATTTTCTCCAATGCTTTTTGTGAAAAAATTGATGAAAAAATTGGAGATAAGATATGGATTGCACCAGCAATCGCCTATGGACAAAGCTATGATTTATCAATATATAAAGGGACTGTTTCAGTGCCCTCAGAGGTCATGGCGGAATACATTTATCATGTGTGCAAAAGTTTCTACGAAAATGGTCTTAAAAATATAATATTTTTAAATGGGCATGGTGGAAATATAACTGCCTTAGGTTTGGCTGCTGAAAAATTAGTAAATTTAGGTGCAGTTATAATGACTATTAATTGGTGGATGGACTTTTCTAAAGATATTTTAACTATAACTGAAGGGCAAGGTCATGGTGGAGAAGATGAAACTTCTGCAATCTTATATTACAATGAAAAATTAGTTAAAATGGATAAAGCTTTAAAGAATACAAATAAACAATTATATCCTGTAAGATTTAAGGATAGAGGAAAGACTATATTTAAAGATGCTATAACAGGAGATGCGACTTTAGCTTCAAAAGAAAAAGGAGAGAAAATTTTTGCTTTGCTAGAAGATAAAATAATAAATAGAATAGCGCTTATGCAGCAAAAAATTTATTTTAAATAGTTAATATTGAAACACTAAAAGATAACTCCTGAAGTTTTCCTAATAAAGTCTAATATATGCCTATAGTTTTAAAAGAAAGGGGATTATAAATGAATATATTAATTACTAATGATGATGGAATAAGTGCTAAAGGTATAAGAGCTTTAGCAAAGGAGGTTATAAAAAAACATAATATTATAATAGTTGCGCCAAGGGAGCAGCAAAGTGCTTCTAGTCATTCTATATCAATAAATAAGCCTTTAAAAATAAGAAAAGAGAAGTTAGAGGATTTAGATTGCATGGCCTATAGTTTAGTTGGAACACCGGCAGATTGTACTCAAGCTGGTTTGTCTTTGCTTGGTGAAAATATTGATCTTGTTATATCAGGAATCAATAGGGGAGCTAATTCAGGTACAGATGTACTGTACTCTGGTACGGTTTCTGCAGCTACTGAAGGTGCACTTTATGGAGTGCCATCTATTGCAATTTCTATGCAGGTTGATTTTAATAAAGATGATGAAGATTATGGTAAAGCTGCAAAATGGATAAGTGTTATACTTGAAATGGTTCAAGATAAGTGTTTAAGAGATGATGTAGTTCTTAATATTAATGTTCCTAATGTAAGGGAAGAGGAAATAAAAGGTGTTAAGGTTTGTAGAATGGGAAAAGCTACTTATAAATCTAGGTATATACTAATAGAGGATAAAGAAGATAAAGTATATTTAAAAAATGGAATTAGGAATGAAAGTAAAGATAAGGATACGGACTTATATTTTTTATCACAGGGTTATGTAACTGTAACTCCCTTACATTTTGATTTTACTAATTTTAATATTATTAAAGAAATAACAAATATAATAGAGGGAAAATAAAGCTAGCTATATAAATATTATTAAAAAATAAAACAAAAACTGTTCTTTTTCTAGAACAATTTTTGTTTTATTGGATTTAGTCTTAAAGGTTATTTAATTGATTTTTTAGGGCAAAAATATACGCAAACTCCACATTGAATACAGTCCTTATCTATT is part of the Haloimpatiens sp. FM7315 genome and harbors:
- the surE gene encoding 5'/3'-nucleotidase SurE: MNILITNDDGISAKGIRALAKEVIKKHNIIIVAPREQQSASSHSISINKPLKIRKEKLEDLDCMAYSLVGTPADCTQAGLSLLGENIDLVISGINRGANSGTDVLYSGTVSAATEGALYGVPSIAISMQVDFNKDDEDYGKAAKWISVILEMVQDKCLRDDVVLNINVPNVREEEIKGVKVCRMGKATYKSRYILIEDKEDKVYLKNGIRNESKDKDTDLYFLSQGYVTVTPLHFDFTNFNIIKEITNIIEGK